In a single window of the Nodularia spumigena CCY9414 genome:
- a CDS encoding acylphosphatase produces the protein MQNPTSLPKIVRAHVFISGRVQGVGYRYATVDTASQLGLTGWVRNLPDDRVEAVFEGSRMVVEDMVRWCHTGPPAAVVKDVVVEYEKPEGLRGFEVRRVE, from the coding sequence ATGCAGAATCCTACATCACTGCCCAAGATAGTCCGCGCCCATGTATTTATTTCCGGTCGAGTACAAGGGGTAGGCTATCGTTATGCGACTGTCGATACAGCTAGCCAGTTGGGTTTAACTGGTTGGGTGCGGAATCTCCCGGATGACCGTGTGGAGGCAGTTTTTGAAGGGTCGCGGATGGTTGTGGAAGATATGGTTCGCTGGTGTCATACTGGCCCACCTGCTGCGGTGGTGAAAGATGTTGTCGTTGAGTATGAAAAGCCTGAAGGTTTACGGGGGTTTGAAGTCAGGCGCGTTGAGTAG
- a CDS encoding DUF1823 family protein gives MSNLPPLNTETIWAILNDKIDDAIVNQLVWHYLGYRYDSSTDKWNNSEVSSEWRDEYPEPPNFLDSRPATVKLTRSIPKENKQIAKEKLGFKGYKIGEFSPRETRRATAANWLLSYLQETTGKIE, from the coding sequence ATGTCTAACTTACCACCACTGAATACAGAAACAATTTGGGCAATTCTTAATGATAAAATTGATGATGCCATAGTTAATCAATTAGTATGGCACTATTTAGGCTATCGCTATGACTCTTCAACTGATAAATGGAATAATAGCGAAGTTTCATCAGAATGGCGAGATGAGTACCCAGAACCACCTAATTTTCTTGATAGTCGCCCAGCCACAGTCAAATTAACTCGTTCTATTCCTAAAGAAAATAAACAAATAGCAAAAGAAAAATTGGGTTTCAAAGGTTACAAAATTGGTGAGTTTAGTCCACGAGAGACTCGTAGAGCCACAGCCGCAAATTGGTTATTAAGTTATTTGCAAGAAACTACTGGCAAAATTGAATAA
- a CDS encoding DUF1517 domain-containing protein → MRAFNKMMGRTRYVVCRLFLHLAGSDVAPILGVLNSTAREAIAADGDLQDLGQGLVEICETLLRYDEAWLSASNEGEVFWDEGEAGDYVNELFSDSGERYGAGFDDSSASGNESFSIPVTRNVIVMLTVAYEGEVPDLETDLSNIPALKDALKALINLHYKEKLRAIQVHFSPAQLGDELTNDQLMQYYPELIPL, encoded by the coding sequence ATGCGAGCGTTTAATAAGATGATGGGTAGGACTCGCTATGTGGTTTGTCGCTTGTTTTTGCATTTAGCAGGGTCTGATGTCGCACCTATCTTAGGAGTATTAAATAGTACAGCACGGGAGGCGATCGCAGCTGATGGTGATCTGCAAGATTTAGGACAAGGATTAGTAGAAATTTGCGAAACCCTATTGCGATACGATGAAGCCTGGCTTTCAGCCTCCAATGAAGGTGAAGTCTTCTGGGATGAAGGCGAAGCGGGAGATTACGTCAATGAATTATTTAGCGACTCTGGCGAACGCTACGGTGCAGGATTTGATGACAGTTCCGCATCTGGAAATGAATCATTTTCCATACCTGTAACCCGTAACGTCATTGTCATGCTCACCGTAGCTTATGAAGGTGAAGTTCCCGATTTAGAAACAGACCTGTCCAACATCCCAGCCTTAAAGGATGCTTTAAAAGCTTTAATCAATTTGCACTACAAAGAAAAATTGCGAGCTATTCAGGTACATTTCTCACCAGCCCAGCTAGGTGATGAACTGACGAATGATCAGCTCATGCAATATTACCCAGAATTAATTCCTTTGTAA
- a CDS encoding M3 family metallopeptidase, protein MSANLTISQNPLLQGSGLPPFSGIQAEQIVPAFTELLAELDQKLTTLEANIQPTWSGLVEPLEKLTERLNWSWGIVSHLMGVKNSPELREAYETVQPEVVKFLNKLGQSQPVYHALKQLRASDNWENLESAQQRIVEAGIRDAELSGVGLQGEARERFNAIQMELAELGTKFSNHVLDATKAFSLTLTTKAEIDGLPDSLISLAAQAARAAGAENATPENGPWRITLDFPSYGPFMQHSTRRDLREQLYKAFITRASLGEFNNQPLIERTLELRQELASLLGFENYAQLSLASKMAPNVTAVEALLEELRQASYDAAVKDLEALKAFAATKKAPEAEDLQHWDTSFWAERQREEKFAFTAEELRPYFPLPQVLDGLFGLVKRLFGITVTPADGQAPVWNEDVRYFQIADETGSPLAYFYLDPYSRPAEKRGGAWMDVCINRSKITDNGVTEIRLPVAYLVCNQSPPVDGKPSLMTFYEVETLFHEFGHGLHHMLTKVDYTGAAGINNVEWDAVELPSQFMENWCYERPTLFGMAKHYQTGEPLPEHYYQKLLAARNYMSGSIMLRQVHFSSVDLELHYRYRPGSGETAADMRQKIAKTTTVLPPLPEDAFLCAFGHIFAGGYAAGYYSYKWAEVLSADAFAAFEEAGLEDEQAIKATGKRYRDTVLALGGSQHPMNVFASFRGREPSTVSLLKHTGLLPTAA, encoded by the coding sequence ATGAGTGCAAATCTCACTATTTCGCAAAATCCCTTACTTCAAGGTTCTGGCTTACCTCCCTTCAGTGGAATTCAAGCAGAGCAAATAGTCCCAGCTTTTACCGAACTATTGGCAGAACTTGACCAAAAGCTGACCACCTTAGAAGCTAATATCCAGCCTACTTGGAGCGGCTTAGTAGAACCACTCGAAAAGCTCACAGAACGGCTAAACTGGAGTTGGGGCATAGTGAGCCATTTAATGGGTGTAAAAAATAGCCCTGAACTGCGTGAAGCTTATGAAACCGTACAACCAGAAGTAGTAAAGTTCCTCAACAAGCTCGGTCAAAGCCAGCCAGTTTATCATGCTTTGAAGCAACTCCGCGCCAGTGATAACTGGGAAAATTTAGAATCAGCCCAACAGCGAATTGTGGAAGCTGGTATCAGAGATGCCGAACTTTCCGGTGTTGGCTTACAAGGAGAAGCCAGGGAGCGTTTTAACGCTATCCAAATGGAATTAGCAGAACTTGGAACTAAGTTCTCAAACCATGTCCTAGATGCCACCAAAGCCTTTAGCTTAACCCTGACAACAAAAGCCGAAATTGATGGCTTACCCGATAGCTTAATTAGTTTAGCAGCACAGGCTGCCCGTGCGGCAGGAGCAGAAAACGCCACCCCAGAAAATGGCCCTTGGCGCATTACATTAGACTTTCCCAGCTACGGCCCTTTCATGCAGCACAGCACCCGCCGAGATTTGCGCGAACAACTTTACAAAGCTTTCATCACTCGTGCTTCATTAGGGGAGTTTAATAATCAGCCGTTAATTGAGCGCACTTTAGAATTACGGCAAGAACTAGCAAGTTTACTCGGCTTTGAAAATTATGCTCAATTGAGCCTAGCCAGTAAAATGGCTCCCAATGTTACCGCAGTGGAAGCATTATTAGAAGAACTACGTCAAGCCAGTTATGATGCGGCTGTCAAAGACTTAGAAGCACTCAAAGCCTTTGCAGCTACCAAAAAAGCACCAGAAGCCGAAGACTTACAACACTGGGATACCAGCTTTTGGGCAGAACGCCAACGAGAAGAAAAATTTGCCTTCACCGCCGAAGAATTACGTCCTTACTTTCCCTTACCGCAAGTTTTAGATGGCTTATTTGGACTAGTAAAACGGCTGTTTGGCATTACCGTTACCCCTGCTGATGGACAAGCCCCAGTCTGGAATGAGGATGTGCGTTATTTCCAAATTGCTGATGAAACGGGTAGTCCTCTAGCTTACTTCTACTTAGACCCCTACAGCCGTCCCGCCGAAAAGCGCGGTGGTGCTTGGATGGATGTCTGTATTAATAGAAGTAAAATTACTGACAATGGTGTAACAGAGATTCGTTTACCTGTAGCTTATTTGGTATGTAACCAAAGTCCCCCAGTAGATGGTAAGCCAAGTTTGATGACTTTCTATGAAGTAGAAACGTTATTTCATGAATTTGGTCATGGCTTACATCATATGCTGACCAAAGTAGACTACACCGGAGCAGCAGGCATTAACAATGTCGAATGGGATGCCGTAGAATTACCCAGTCAATTCATGGAAAACTGGTGTTATGAGCGACCAACTTTGTTTGGTATGGCGAAGCATTATCAAACTGGTGAACCCTTACCGGAGCATTATTACCAAAAACTCCTAGCGGCACGCAACTATATGAGTGGTAGTATCATGTTGCGGCAAGTTCACTTTAGCAGTGTTGATTTAGAACTACACTATCGTTATCGCCCTGGTAGTGGTGAAACCGCCGCAGATATGCGCCAAAAGATTGCCAAAACTACTACAGTTTTACCACCTTTACCAGAAGACGCTTTTTTATGCGCTTTTGGACACATTTTTGCAGGTGGTTATGCGGCAGGTTATTACAGTTACAAGTGGGCTGAAGTTCTTAGTGCTGATGCATTTGCCGCTTTTGAAGAAGCTGGTTTAGAAGATGAACAGGCGATAAAAGCTACAGGTAAACGTTACCGGGATACAGTATTAGCTCTCGGTGGTAGTCAGCACCCCATGAATGTGTTTGCATCTTTCCGAGGTCGTGAACCAAGTACGGTTTCGTTACTCAAGCATACTGGTTTATTACCAACTGCGGCTTAA
- a CDS encoding cyanophycin synthetase produces the protein MVQQKIRGLVRINARKTDVFDIFNLKHYVGPNPYLDTGALVFDFALIESTQPLPIEDYISNIGDRYRHLSQETYASHAHLFARVASEVGKLDMGLHLNGWSVKPYADYTRISIQSLHERTTRAVIYFVWDWFEAINQDKNFFFDNELLTLQKRFRQSVYGGPTVYALLRTAYEKGIPTFYLWSEALMQYGYGKKQVRGIATTFDCDSHLDSDFTTRKDECKIFMQTLGLPIPFGDIVFSEKEAFEVAKEIRYPVAVKPVVGHKGIGVTAGVKNSRELISAYTSALAAIPEDQPTRIIVEKSISGTDFRLLCVNGKFVAAIERRPASVTGDGYSTIAELIRAENRQPARLDTPTSPMSKIQCDEAMEIYLEEQGFSLDSVIKKGRTVYLRKVANLSAGGISIDATSTIHDDNIILAQDIAQHFRLTCLGVDVIAENLSESWKTNSNFAILEINAAPGILMHLNPAIGESVDVPSRILETFFESGVDSRIPIITFNQISVEELQATIDHILSQHPDWTIGAVCHDAVFVNRSQKALCNDYNSNVQTLLRNPKLDLLITEYEEFILEDEGMFYQGSNIVVLNNPTETEMMLARDVFDDSKVVIKKENDISIRRRGLIEDYTLGENEPFSRVYLKEIGTI, from the coding sequence ATGGTTCAACAGAAAATCAGGGGTTTAGTCCGCATTAATGCTAGGAAAACTGATGTATTCGATATTTTTAATTTAAAGCATTACGTTGGACCTAACCCATATTTGGATACAGGGGCGCTAGTATTTGATTTTGCTCTCATTGAGTCTACACAGCCGCTACCCATTGAAGATTATATCTCCAACATAGGCGATCGCTATCGGCATCTCAGCCAAGAAACCTATGCATCCCACGCTCATCTGTTTGCCAGAGTTGCCTCCGAAGTAGGTAAGCTAGACATGGGTTTACACCTCAACGGTTGGAGTGTCAAACCATATGCAGATTACACGCGGATTAGCATCCAATCATTGCATGAACGCACCACCAGAGCAGTAATTTACTTTGTCTGGGATTGGTTTGAAGCCATCAACCAAGACAAAAATTTCTTCTTTGATAACGAACTGTTAACCCTTCAGAAACGATTCCGCCAATCTGTTTACGGCGGTCCCACCGTTTACGCCCTCTTGCGAACAGCTTACGAAAAAGGGATTCCCACCTTTTATCTGTGGTCAGAAGCCCTCATGCAATATGGCTACGGTAAAAAACAGGTTCGCGGTATAGCCACAACCTTTGATTGCGATAGCCATCTAGACTCAGATTTCACCACCCGCAAAGATGAATGCAAAATATTTATGCAAACCTTGGGTTTACCAATCCCATTCGGTGATATTGTATTTTCCGAAAAAGAAGCCTTCGAGGTAGCAAAAGAAATTCGTTACCCAGTAGCAGTTAAACCTGTAGTTGGTCACAAAGGAATTGGCGTGACAGCTGGGGTTAAAAATTCCAGAGAATTAATATCTGCGTATACTAGTGCATTAGCAGCAATTCCCGAAGACCAGCCAACCCGGATAATTGTCGAAAAAAGCATTTCGGGAACAGACTTTCGCTTATTGTGTGTTAACGGTAAATTTGTCGCCGCCATAGAACGCCGTCCCGCATCAGTTACAGGTGATGGTTACTCAACTATTGCAGAGTTAATCCGCGCAGAAAATCGTCAACCAGCACGCTTGGATACACCCACCTCACCCATGTCTAAAATCCAGTGTGACGAAGCAATGGAAATCTACCTAGAGGAACAAGGTTTTTCCTTGGACAGCGTGATTAAAAAAGGACGCACTGTTTATCTTCGCAAAGTAGCCAATCTTTCAGCTGGAGGCATTAGCATTGATGCTACATCCACAATTCATGATGATAATATTATCTTAGCCCAAGACATTGCCCAACACTTCCGGCTAACTTGTCTGGGTGTTGATGTCATTGCCGAAAATCTCTCAGAATCTTGGAAGACAAATAGTAACTTCGCCATTCTGGAAATCAACGCCGCACCAGGAATTTTGATGCATCTTAATCCTGCTATTGGAGAAAGTGTTGATGTCCCTTCCCGGATATTAGAAACCTTTTTTGAGTCTGGGGTAGATTCCCGGATACCCATTATCACCTTTAATCAAATTTCAGTTGAGGAATTGCAAGCAACAATTGACCACATTCTCTCACAACATCCTGACTGGACAATAGGTGCTGTTTGTCATGATGCAGTGTTTGTAAATCGGTCACAAAAAGCATTATGCAACGATTACAATAGTAACGTCCAAACTTTGCTGCGTAATCCCAAACTTGATTTATTAATTACCGAGTATGAAGAATTCATCTTAGAAGACGAGGGGATGTTTTACCAGGGAAGTAACATAGTAGTTTTAAATAATCCCACAGAAACAGAGATGATGTTAGCGCGGGATGTCTTCGATGATTCTAAGGTGGTGATTAAGAAAGAAAACGACATTTCTATCCGTCGTCGTGGCTTAATTGAAGACTACACCTTGGGAGAAAATGAACCATTTAGTAGGGTGTATTTAAAAGAAATTGGCACAATTTAA
- the aroF gene encoding 3-deoxy-7-phosphoheptulonate synthase gives MIVVMKSGSPEMEINRISEELTSWGLTPEKIIGQNKVVIGLVGETASLDPLQIQEVSPWIEQVLRVELPYKRASRQFRHGEASEVIVNTPNGDIVFGEHHPLVVVAGPCSVENEEMIVETAQRVKASGAKFLRGGAYKPRTSPYAFQGHGESALELLAKAREVSGLGIITEVMDTAELDIIAEVADVIQVGARNMQNFSLLKKVGAQPKPILLKRGMAATIEDWLMAAEYILAAGNPNVILCERGIRTFDRQHTRNTLDLSVVPVLRKLTHLPIMIDPSHGTGWSEFVPAMAMAAIAAGTDSLMIEVHPNPAKALSDGPQSLTPERFDYLMQELAVIGNAVGRWPQPVIAVTNS, from the coding sequence ATGATTGTAGTCATGAAAAGCGGTTCCCCAGAAATGGAAATCAACCGCATTAGCGAGGAACTAACTAGCTGGGGACTAACACCAGAAAAAATTATCGGTCAAAACAAGGTTGTAATTGGTCTAGTAGGTGAAACAGCCAGCTTAGACCCGTTACAAATTCAGGAAGTCAGCCCCTGGATTGAGCAAGTATTGCGGGTAGAGTTACCATACAAACGGGCTAGCCGCCAGTTTCGCCACGGGGAAGCCTCTGAGGTGATTGTTAACACTCCCAATGGAGATATTGTATTTGGCGAACACCATCCCTTAGTAGTTGTGGCTGGCCCCTGCTCAGTAGAAAATGAAGAGATGATTGTAGAAACGGCACAGCGCGTTAAAGCCTCAGGAGCTAAGTTTTTACGTGGTGGCGCATACAAGCCCCGCACTTCACCTTATGCCTTCCAAGGTCATGGCGAGAGTGCTTTAGAATTATTAGCAAAGGCGCGGGAAGTGAGTGGTTTGGGCATTATTACAGAAGTAATGGATACTGCCGAACTGGATATAATTGCTGAGGTGGCTGATGTCATCCAGGTGGGAGCAAGGAATATGCAAAATTTTTCTTTGCTGAAAAAAGTGGGCGCGCAACCAAAACCAATTCTTTTAAAGCGGGGAATGGCTGCTACTATTGAAGATTGGTTGATGGCGGCTGAGTATATTTTGGCGGCGGGAAACCCGAATGTGATTTTATGTGAGCGAGGAATCCGTACTTTTGACCGGCAACACACTCGGAATACTTTAGATTTATCAGTAGTGCCGGTATTGCGGAAGCTAACTCACCTACCCATAATGATTGACCCCAGTCATGGCACAGGCTGGTCTGAATTTGTGCCGGCTATGGCTATGGCGGCGATCGCAGCTGGAACTGATTCCCTGATGATTGAGGTTCACCCCAACCCCGCCAAAGCGTTATCTGATGGACCGCAATCTCTGACACCAGAACGTTTTGATTACTTAATGCAAGAATTAGCCGTGATTGGTAACGCGGTGGGACGTTGGCCGCAACCAGTAATTGCTGTAACTAATTCGTAA
- a CDS encoding dienelactone hydrolase family protein has protein sequence MKLLIPVLLAPVVMSLSSTQVIAAIQTRNIEYKHGDTVLEGYLAYDDSITGKLPGVLVVHEWNGLQSFVKERTEELAKLGYVAFAADIYGKGIRPNNPEESGKQASIYRQDRQLLRDRTLAGLKVLQQNPLTDIQRIAAIGYCFGGGTVLELARSGANIAGVASFHGNLDTPNPNDAKNIQAKVLVLHGADDPIVPDEQVQAFATEMREANVDWQLISYGGAVHSFTNPEANNAPRSLYNPVVEKRSWQALKQFFAEIFQKPKS, from the coding sequence ATGAAATTACTGATTCCTGTTTTACTTGCCCCTGTGGTGATGTCGTTATCTTCTACACAAGTGATAGCAGCCATTCAAACCAGAAACATTGAATATAAACACGGCGATACTGTTTTAGAAGGTTATCTAGCCTACGACGATTCTATAACAGGTAAGCTTCCCGGCGTTTTAGTCGTGCATGAGTGGAACGGTTTACAGTCCTTTGTCAAAGAACGCACTGAGGAATTAGCTAAACTTGGTTATGTAGCATTTGCTGCTGATATTTACGGTAAAGGCATTAGACCAAACAACCCGGAAGAGTCAGGAAAACAAGCCTCAATTTATCGTCAGGATAGACAATTATTGCGCGATCGCACTCTTGCCGGATTAAAAGTTTTACAACAAAATCCACTCACCGATATTCAACGCATCGCCGCCATTGGTTACTGCTTCGGCGGTGGAACAGTCTTAGAACTCGCCCGGAGTGGGGCAAATATTGCCGGAGTAGCTAGTTTTCACGGCAACCTTGACACCCCTAACCCCAATGATGCCAAAAACATCCAAGCCAAAGTATTAGTGTTACATGGTGCTGATGACCCAATTGTACCAGACGAACAAGTACAGGCATTTGCCACCGAAATGCGAGAAGCAAATGTTGATTGGCAATTAATATCTTATGGTGGTGCAGTCCATAGCTTTACAAATCCAGAAGCTAATAATGCACCGCGATCGCTGTATAATCCAGTTGTAGAAAAACGCTCCTGGCAAGCTCTCAAGCAGTTTTTCGCCGAAATATTTCAAAAACCAAAAAGCTAA
- a CDS encoding alpha-amylase family glycosyl hydrolase: MQEIPVKKGEDGYFPTTVALDDGIYEYKFRVQSNSWFFEPEQWVDVIDPYATDINGASGKDNGIFRVKDGAIIVDTYVWKHDDKPLPADHELVIYELHVGDFSGGEDDRYARGKYKHVIEKLDYLCELGINAIELMPIKEYPGNYSWGYNPCYFFATESSYGSTVELKQLIDECHSRGIRVIMDGIYNHSEASSPLTQIDHDYWYHHSPRDPDNNWGPEFNYEHYDENLEIYPARKFIGDTIRFWITEYHIDGIRYDAARQIANYDFIHWIVQEAKNTAGTRTFYNIAEHIPETTSITNVDGPMDGCWHDSFRHTITVHICGDTFDIESLKDVIDGKRQGFMATTNVVNYLTNHDHERTMRELANRQIFEEEGFDRAKLAAAILMTSVGVPLIWMGEEFGEYRPKQPESSKIEWSLLANDLNHHLFEYYKGLIHLRKNSHALYTENIDFIHENLEAKVLAYSRWNEEGSRVVVVANFSGNFLSSYHIPNFPCGGTWHEWTGNYQVEAGDDGMITDLGPYEAKVFVWQ; encoded by the coding sequence TTGCAAGAAATACCCGTTAAAAAAGGCGAAGATGGCTATTTTCCGACAACTGTTGCACTAGACGATGGCATCTATGAATATAAATTCCGGGTTCAGTCAAATTCATGGTTTTTTGAACCAGAACAATGGGTTGATGTGATAGATCCTTACGCCACAGATATTAATGGCGCAAGTGGGAAAGATAACGGTATTTTCAGAGTAAAAGATGGCGCAATAATTGTTGATACTTACGTTTGGAAACATGATGATAAACCTCTACCTGCTGACCATGAATTAGTAATTTATGAATTACACGTTGGTGATTTTTCTGGTGGTGAAGATGACCGATACGCGCGAGGAAAATATAAACACGTCATTGAAAAGTTAGATTATTTGTGTGAATTAGGAATTAACGCCATTGAGTTAATGCCAATCAAAGAATATCCCGGAAATTATAGCTGGGGTTATAATCCTTGTTATTTCTTTGCTACCGAATCTAGTTATGGTTCTACTGTTGAGTTAAAGCAGTTAATTGATGAATGTCACAGTAGAGGCATTCGGGTAATTATGGATGGTATATATAACCACTCAGAAGCTTCCAGTCCATTAACTCAAATTGATCATGATTATTGGTATCATCATTCTCCCCGTGACCCTGATAATAACTGGGGACCTGAGTTTAATTACGAACATTACGACGAAAATTTAGAAATTTACCCAGCCCGAAAGTTTATTGGTGATACAATTCGTTTTTGGATTACAGAATATCATATAGATGGTATTCGCTATGATGCAGCCAGACAGATTGCTAACTATGATTTCATCCATTGGATTGTTCAAGAAGCCAAAAATACTGCTGGTACTAGGACTTTTTATAACATTGCCGAACACATACCAGAAACTACCAGTATTACTAATGTAGATGGTCCAATGGATGGTTGTTGGCACGACAGCTTCCGTCATACAATTACGGTGCATATTTGTGGTGACACTTTTGATATAGAAAGCCTCAAAGATGTCATTGATGGTAAACGTCAAGGTTTTATGGCTACAACCAATGTGGTTAATTATTTAACTAACCACGACCATGAACGGACTATGCGAGAACTGGCTAATCGGCAGATTTTTGAAGAAGAAGGCTTTGACAGAGCTAAATTAGCAGCAGCTATTCTCATGACATCTGTTGGTGTACCTTTAATTTGGATGGGAGAAGAGTTTGGCGAATACAGACCCAAACAACCTGAATCATCTAAAATCGAATGGTCTCTACTAGCTAACGATCTCAATCATCACTTATTTGAATACTACAAGGGGTTGATTCATCTGCGTAAAAATAGTCACGCCCTCTACACAGAAAATATTGATTTTATTCACGAAAACCTAGAAGCCAAGGTTCTAGCTTATAGTCGCTGGAACGAAGAAGGTTCTCGTGTCGTTGTTGTAGCCAATTTCTCAGGAAACTTCCTCAGTAGCTATCACATTCCTAATTTCCCCTGTGGTGGTACATGGCACGAATGGACAGGCAATTATCAGGTTGAGGCTGGGGATGATGGTATGATTACTGACTTAGGACCATACGAAGCCAAAGTGTTTGTATGGCAATGA
- the rpsO gene encoding 30S ribosomal protein S15 → MALTQQRKQEIMSNYQVHETDTGSAEVQVAMLSDRISRLSLHLQGNKKDHSSRRGLLKMIGQRKRLLSYINQGSREKYQALIARLGIRG, encoded by the coding sequence ATGGCTCTGACGCAACAGCGCAAACAAGAAATAATGTCGAACTATCAAGTTCACGAAACCGATACTGGATCTGCCGAAGTTCAAGTAGCCATGCTGTCCGACCGCATTAGTCGCCTCAGCTTACATCTCCAAGGCAATAAAAAAGACCATTCTTCCCGCCGAGGATTGTTGAAGATGATTGGTCAGCGCAAGCGTCTTCTTTCCTATATTAATCAAGGCAGTCGGGAGAAATATCAAGCTTTAATTGCTCGTCTGGGTATTCGTGGATAG
- a CDS encoding PAM68 family protein: MSVEESERSLPFEPKTKRQKPPKALSKPQAKPKTSEKQASKQPPLNKEEMAIPQVVSQRMIRRVAGFCGIPTALGITTLVVSYLLAMYSEIQLPPIAVLLVNMGLFGIGVLGITYGVLSASWDEERAGSLLGLGEFSTNWGRMVEVWRETRQKKV; encoded by the coding sequence ATGTCTGTTGAAGAATCTGAGCGCAGCTTACCTTTTGAACCAAAAACAAAGCGCCAAAAACCCCCTAAAGCTTTAAGCAAACCACAAGCAAAGCCGAAAACCTCGGAAAAACAGGCTAGTAAGCAGCCACCTTTGAATAAAGAAGAGATGGCAATTCCCCAAGTTGTGAGCCAAAGGATGATCCGGCGAGTGGCTGGATTCTGTGGTATACCAACAGCTTTGGGTATTACCACCCTAGTAGTCAGCTATTTACTGGCTATGTATTCCGAAATCCAATTACCTCCCATTGCCGTTTTATTGGTGAATATGGGATTGTTTGGTATAGGAGTTCTGGGGATAACTTATGGTGTTCTCTCAGCCTCATGGGATGAAGAAAGAGCCGGAAGCCTATTGGGTTTGGGTGAATTTAGTACCAATTGGGGTCGAATGGTGGAAGTTTGGCGCGAAACTCGGCAAAAAAAAGTATGA
- a CDS encoding 3-deoxy-7-phosphoheptulonate synthase, with product MHNKLFNTNIKNSHVLLTPNEVKSKLPLTKSAEHTVLQHRQEIKNILDFQDSRKFIVVGPCSIHDTQAALEYSQRLKLLSERVKDKLLLIMRVYFEKPRTTVGWKGLINDPDMDDSFHVEKGLLTARSLLIKIAELGLPAGTEALDPIIPQYISELITWSAIGARTTESQTHREMASGLSMPVGFKNGTDGNIQVALNALQSAKSSHNFLGINHKGQVSVFETKGNPYGHVILRGGSQPNFEAANVQLVEEKLKEANLPPRIVIDCSHGNTNKDYKRQPSVLENVIQQIVDGNTSIVGLMLESNLYEGNQPMTGKREELKYGVSVTDKCISWDETEKIILAAYQQLH from the coding sequence ATGCACAATAAATTATTTAATACTAACATCAAGAATTCTCACGTATTATTAACGCCCAATGAAGTAAAATCAAAATTACCTTTAACTAAATCGGCTGAACATACTGTTTTGCAGCATAGACAGGAAATAAAAAATATCCTAGATTTTCAGGACAGCAGAAAATTTATTGTAGTTGGACCATGCTCAATTCATGATACACAAGCAGCGCTGGAATATTCCCAGAGATTGAAACTTCTGTCTGAAAGAGTCAAGGATAAACTGCTGCTGATTATGAGGGTGTACTTTGAAAAACCCAGAACCACTGTAGGATGGAAAGGACTAATTAATGATCCAGATATGGATGATTCTTTCCATGTAGAAAAAGGTTTATTAACTGCACGTAGCCTACTGATAAAAATAGCAGAGTTGGGTTTACCTGCTGGTACGGAAGCACTAGATCCGATTATACCTCAATATATTAGTGAATTGATTACATGGTCTGCCATTGGCGCACGCACTACGGAATCACAAACTCATCGCGAAATGGCCAGTGGTCTTTCCATGCCTGTAGGATTTAAAAATGGTACTGATGGTAATATTCAAGTAGCTTTAAATGCTTTACAGTCAGCTAAAAGTTCTCATAATTTCCTGGGTATTAATCACAAGGGACAAGTAAGTGTGTTTGAAACTAAGGGAAATCCCTATGGTCACGTTATCTTACGCGGTGGTAGTCAGCCTAACTTTGAAGCAGCAAATGTCCAACTGGTAGAAGAAAAACTAAAAGAGGCTAATTTACCACCCAGAATTGTGATCGACTGTAGCCACGGAAATACCAATAAAGATTATAAACGACAACCTAGTGTATTAGAAAATGTCATTCAACAAATAGTTGATGGGAATACATCCATAGTGGGTTTAATGCTGGAATCAAACTTGTATGAAGGTAATCAACCGATGACTGGTAAGCGAGAAGAATTAAAGTATGGTGTTTCTGTAACCGATAAATGTATTAGTTGGGATGAAACCGAAAAAATTATTTTGGCTGCTTACCAACAACTTCATTAG